In Vitis riparia cultivar Riparia Gloire de Montpellier isolate 1030 chromosome 19, EGFV_Vit.rip_1.0, whole genome shotgun sequence, the following proteins share a genomic window:
- the LOC117908518 gene encoding uncharacterized protein LOC117908518: protein MFGKSVKIEQLLPFHLCPPSAFPCQRWNFYRGPKVRFITWKFLTTKRAVCVMSCPPVFFRILTIETSSTHFQVTGSLRSLVEVVALGVVNPVKGRSSMEERYALYRQGSRALRSMRNGDFQEGDVWDVLNRREDYNSVVGSSMESSHFSPRRPPSAARMIGRVHGNSNPIHEPRVVQQSAPVKIPDWSKIYGENSKKASSNNASWLDNNDDEGGVGDGVLNEGDDSGDDDDDETKLPPHEWLAKKYARSQISSFSVFEGVGRTLKGRDLSRVRNAVLTKTGFLE from the exons ATGTTTGGGAAGTCAGTAAAAATAGAACAGCTATTGCCCTTCCACTTGTGCCCACCTTCTGCCTTTCCCTGTCAAAGGTGGAACTTTTATAGGGGACCAAAAGTGAGATTCATCACTTGGAAATTTTTGACTACAAAAAGGGCGGTGTGTGTTATGAGCTGTCCTCCTGTGTTCTTCAGAATTCTCACCATTGAAACCTCTTCAACACATTTTCAGGTGACAGG ATCTCTTAGAAGTCTTGTGGAAGTTGTGGCCTTGGGGGTTGTCAATCCAGTAAAAG GGAGATCATCAATGGAAGAGAGATATGCTTTGTATAGGCAGGGCAGTAGGGCGTTGAGGTCCATGAGAAATGGAGATTTTCAGGAAGGAGATGTTTGGGATGTTCTCAACAGAAGGGAAGATTACAATTCCGTGGTTGGAAGTTCAATGGAATCCTCTCATTTTTCTCCAAGGCGCCCCCCAAGTGCCGCCAGAATGATAGGTAGAGTTCATGGCAACAGCAATCCCATTCATGAGCCCAGGGTGGTTCAGCAATCAGCACCTGTCAAAATTCCAGACTGGTCAAAGATCTATGGGGAGAATTCAAAGAAAGCCAGCTCTAACAATGCTTCATGGCTCGATAACAATGATGATGAAGGGGGTGTTGGTGATGGGGTTTTGAATGAAGGTGATGATagtggtgatgatgatgacgatgaAACTAAGTTGCCCCCACATGAATGGCTTGCTAAGAAGTATGCAAGGAGTCAAATTTCATCCTTTTCTGTTTTTGAAGGTGTTGGAAGGACCCTGAAAGGGAGGGACCTTAGCAGAGTAAGGAATGCTGTTCTCACCAAAACAGGTTTCCTAGAATAG
- the LOC117908583 gene encoding uncharacterized protein LOC117908583, with the protein MENITASELAGFGVGTLLLCATIAAPRVDSFISASQRRSLGMCKKCGDLKMIACSKCKGVGSVKAGAPFSFNLVDDLYQSFWGDESKVRSTACPSCQGRGHFSCSNCSKLP; encoded by the exons ATGGAAAATATCACAGCAAGTGAACTGGCAGGGTTTGGAGTGGGAACACTGCTCTTGTGTGCCACTATTGCTGCCCCAAGAGTTGACTCTTTCATCTCTGCTTCCCAACGGAG GTCTCTCGGTATGTGCAAGAAATGTGGTGATCTGAAAATGATAGCATGCTCAAAATGTAAAGGGGTTGGATCAGTGAAAGCAGGTGCACCATTCAGTTTCAACCTTGTGGATGACTTGTATCAATCATTTTGGGGTGATGAATCAAAGGTTAGATCCACAGCGTGCCCCAGTTGTCAAGGAAGAGGTCATTTTTCTTGCTCCAATTGCTCTAAATTACCATAA
- the LOC117908618 gene encoding ATP synthase gamma chain 1, chloroplastic-like: MSCSTLPQWLSSKPSNPQRFLFSFQNPFRLLPCISPPNGPFQSSLFVRCKLRELRQRIDSIKNTQKITEAMKLIAAAKVRRAQEAVINGRPFSNTLVEVLHYINEQLQDDGVSVPLTEVRAVKRVALLVITGDRGLCGSFNNGILKMAETRIAELTDLGLDCTVISVGRKGNSYFRRRSRAPVVSVDRFVEGGGRFPTAKEAQVIADDVFSLFVSEEVDKVELLYTKFVSFVESQTVIQTLLPLSMKGEVFDQNGNCVDAMEDELFRLTTKEGKLSVERDKVQPEKVEFSPFLEFEQDPAQILDALMPLYLNSQILRALQESLASELAARMCAMSNATDNAVELTKTLSLAYNRKRQAKITGEILEIVAGADALSEQP; encoded by the coding sequence ATGTCCTGCTCCACTCTTCCACAGTGGCTCTCCTCAAAACCCTCAAATCCGCAGAGATTTTTGTTCTCATTTCAAAACCCATTTCGTTTGCTCCCCTGTATTTCGCCCCCAAATGGCCCCTTCCAGTCCTCTCTATTCGTTCGCTGCAAACTCCGAGAGCTCCGCCAACGAATCGATTCCATAAAGAACACCCAAAAAATCACTGAAGCCATGAAGCTAATCGCCGCCGCCAAGGTCCGGCGAGCCCAAGAAGCCGTCATTAACGGCAGACCTTTCTCCAATACCCTAGTGGAAGTCCTCCACTACATCAACGAACAGCTCCAAGACGACGGCGTTTCAGTCCCCTTAACAGAGGTCAGGGCTGTGAAGAGGGTTGCCCTCCTGGTGATCACCGGTGATCGCGGCCTCTGTGGCTCTTTTAACAACGGAATCCTCAAAATGGCTGAGACCCGTATCGCAGAATTGACAGATCTTGGATTGGACTGCACTGTGATCAGCGTCGGACGAAAGGGTAATTCGTATTTTCGTCGCCGGAGTCGTGCTCCGGTGGTTTCGGTGGATCGTTTTGTTGAAGGAGGAGGTCGGTTTCCGACCGCAAAAGAGGCTCAGGTCATTGCGGATGACGTTTTCTCGCTGTTTGTGAGTGAAGAGGTCGATAAAGTGGAGCTTTTGTATACGAAATTCGTGTCGTTTGTGGAGTCCCAGACGGTGATTCAAACTCTGCTGCCATTATCGATGAAGGGAGAGGTCTTTGATCAGAACGGCAACTGTGTTGATGCAATGGAAGATGAGTTGTTTAGGTTGACCACAAAGGAAGGGAAACTGAGCGTGGAGAGGGATAAGGTCCAGCCGGAGAAGGTtgaattttccccatttttggAATTTGAACAAGACCCAGCTCAGATTCTCGATGCCTTGATGCCTCTGTATTTGAACAGCCAGATTCTGAGGGCATTGCAGGAGTCACTGGCGAGTGAGCTCGCTGCAAGGATGTGTGCCATGAGTAATGCAACAGATAACGCGGTGGAGCTGACGAAGACTCTCTCCCTTGCCTATAATCGGAAGAGGCAGGCCAAAATCACAGGTGAAATATTGGAGATTGTTGCTGGAGCTGATGCTCTTTCTGAACAGCCATAA